The proteins below are encoded in one region of Chryseobacterium wanjuense:
- a CDS encoding acetyl-CoA C-acetyltransferase has translation METKKVAIVGYNRIPFARMNTAYADKGNQDLLLPTLNGLINRYNLKGKLLGEVAGGATIKHISESNLIRETVMNTSLDPATPACDLQQACDTGIEAAVYIANKIALGQIESGIACGVEAMSNIPFESSPRLRKALLKANKEKSVFGKIKQLLSPKLKDWMPIPYKGQEPKTGLVMGGHTEITAKYYQISREDQDELAFRSHQNMAKAYDEGFFDDMITPAYGLDKDNNLRRDTSLEKLATLKPAFDKQNGTLTAGNSTPFTDGASAVLLASEEWAKANNLEILAYITFSEIAGIEYVENKQNLLLAPVFATERMLKKAGMNLQDFDYYEIHEAFAAQVLATLKIWENDDLAKKFGLEKALGKIDRNKLNVKGGSLAVAHPFAATGGRIIGTLAKLLHEKGSGKGFISICAARGQGVTMILEK, from the coding sequence ATGGAAACAAAAAAAGTGGCAATAGTCGGATACAACAGAATTCCGTTTGCCAGAATGAATACAGCTTACGCAGACAAAGGAAATCAGGATTTACTGCTTCCTACATTAAATGGCTTGATCAATCGCTACAACCTCAAAGGAAAACTTCTTGGTGAAGTTGCCGGAGGAGCGACGATTAAACATATTTCTGAGAGCAACCTCATCAGAGAAACCGTCATGAACACTTCTCTCGACCCTGCAACTCCTGCGTGCGACCTGCAACAGGCTTGTGATACGGGAATTGAAGCAGCGGTTTACATCGCAAACAAAATTGCTCTAGGACAAATTGAAAGTGGAATTGCATGTGGTGTTGAAGCCATGAGCAATATTCCTTTTGAATCTTCACCGAGATTAAGAAAAGCTTTATTAAAAGCCAATAAAGAAAAATCCGTTTTTGGAAAAATTAAGCAATTATTAAGTCCGAAACTGAAAGATTGGATGCCGATTCCCTACAAAGGTCAGGAACCGAAAACAGGCTTGGTAATGGGCGGACACACAGAAATTACGGCAAAATATTACCAGATTTCCCGTGAAGATCAGGATGAATTGGCTTTTAGAAGTCATCAGAATATGGCAAAAGCGTATGATGAAGGTTTTTTTGATGATATGATTACACCGGCTTATGGCTTAGACAAAGACAACAATCTTCGCAGAGATACAAGCTTGGAAAAATTAGCAACATTAAAACCAGCTTTCGACAAGCAAAACGGAACTTTGACAGCCGGAAATTCAACACCATTTACCGATGGGGCTTCTGCGGTTTTACTGGCAAGCGAAGAATGGGCAAAAGCGAATAATTTAGAGATTTTAGCCTATATCACGTTCTCTGAAATTGCAGGAATTGAATATGTTGAAAATAAACAAAATTTATTGCTCGCTCCCGTTTTTGCAACAGAAAGAATGCTGAAAAAAGCCGGAATGAATCTGCAAGATTTTGATTATTATGAAATTCATGAAGCGTTTGCAGCGCAGGTTTTAGCCACATTAAAAATCTGGGAAAACGATGATTTGGCTAAAAAATTCGGGTTGGAAAAAGCTTTAGGAAAAATCGATCGAAATAAATTAAATGTAAAAGGCGGAAGTCTCGCTGTAGCGCATCCATTTGCCGCAACAGGAGGAAGAATTATCGGAACTTTAGCTAAACTTTTACATGAAAAAGGAAGCGGAAAAGGTTTCATTTCCATCTGTGCCGCTCGCGGACAAGGGGTAACGATGATTTTGGAAAAATAA
- a CDS encoding PaaI family thioesterase, whose translation MDRLAQLKQFIGKEFDQSPSPFMKWLNPIILSAEEGQLEFQYTIRPEWLNPIGNLHGGVTAAIIDDVIGATMFSLNENSFVTTINNVIDYFSTAKENDNIVAETKIIKRGKQFVNAQCEIWNADKTRLIARGTSNLFKINN comes from the coding sequence ATGGATAGATTAGCACAATTAAAACAATTCATCGGAAAAGAATTTGACCAGTCGCCATCGCCTTTCATGAAATGGCTGAATCCCATCATCCTTTCTGCAGAAGAAGGTCAGCTGGAATTTCAGTATACCATAAGACCGGAATGGCTGAACCCGATCGGAAATCTTCACGGAGGGGTTACGGCTGCCATTATCGACGATGTCATTGGCGCTACGATGTTTTCTTTAAACGAAAATTCTTTCGTCACCACCATAAATAATGTCATTGATTATTTTTCAACTGCAAAAGAAAATGATAATATTGTAGCGGAAACTAAAATCATTAAAAGAGGTAAGCAATTTGTAAACGCGCAATGCGAAATATGGAACGCAGACAAAACACGCTTAATTGCGAGAGGAACCTCTAATTTATTCAAAATCAATAATTAA
- the fabF gene encoding beta-ketoacyl-ACP synthase II — translation MKRVVITGLGAVTPLGNNVEEFWQNSINGVSGANTITHFDTEKFKVHFACEVKNFDPKVHLTHNEIKKSDLFSQYAMYSTAEALKDSGLELENMDPFDTGVIWGTGQGGMWTFESEVMNFAAGDGTPRFNPFFVPKFIANMASGMISMKFGLQGINYTTISACATGNTAIMDAFNYIRLGKAKVIVSGGSEAAISPASIGGFSIMKAMSTRNDDFATASRPYDADRDGFVMGEGAGALILEEYEHAKARGAKIYAELVGAAMTADAYHMTAPHPDGVGAIKAMQLALKEAEINTDDIDYINPHATSTPMGDLVELNGINKLFKGSKNLDISATKSMTGHLLGAAGAAEAILSIKAIENGIIPPTINLHNIDENIPKDIHIVFGEAKEKDINYALSNAFGFGGHNATLIFKKFS, via the coding sequence ATGAAAAGAGTTGTCATTACAGGTCTTGGCGCAGTGACGCCTTTGGGAAATAATGTTGAAGAATTCTGGCAAAACAGTATCAACGGAGTGAGCGGAGCCAATACCATCACCCATTTTGATACAGAAAAATTTAAAGTACATTTTGCTTGTGAGGTTAAAAATTTTGATCCAAAAGTTCATTTAACACACAACGAAATCAAAAAAAGTGATCTTTTTTCACAATATGCAATGTATTCTACAGCGGAAGCATTGAAAGATTCCGGGCTCGAACTGGAAAATATGGATCCTTTCGACACCGGAGTAATCTGGGGAACCGGACAAGGCGGGATGTGGACTTTTGAAAGTGAAGTGATGAATTTCGCTGCAGGAGACGGAACACCGAGATTTAATCCGTTTTTCGTTCCGAAATTTATTGCGAATATGGCTTCCGGAATGATTTCTATGAAGTTTGGACTTCAGGGAATAAATTATACCACGATTTCAGCATGTGCAACAGGAAATACCGCGATAATGGATGCTTTCAATTATATCCGTTTAGGAAAAGCGAAAGTAATCGTGAGCGGAGGTTCTGAAGCTGCGATTTCTCCGGCTTCTATTGGAGGTTTCTCGATTATGAAAGCAATGTCTACAAGAAATGATGATTTTGCAACCGCAAGTCGTCCTTACGATGCAGACAGAGACGGTTTTGTAATGGGAGAAGGCGCAGGAGCTTTGATTTTGGAAGAATACGAACACGCCAAAGCAAGAGGAGCAAAAATCTACGCAGAATTGGTGGGAGCCGCAATGACAGCCGATGCGTATCACATGACTGCGCCTCATCCGGATGGAGTTGGAGCGATAAAAGCAATGCAATTGGCTTTGAAAGAAGCGGAAATTAATACTGATGATATTGATTATATTAATCCTCACGCAACTTCTACTCCAATGGGAGACTTGGTGGAATTGAATGGTATTAATAAATTATTTAAAGGAAGCAAAAACCTTGATATCAGTGCTACAAAATCAATGACAGGTCACTTATTGGGTGCAGCAGGCGCAGCGGAAGCAATTCTTTCAATTAAGGCAATTGAAAATGGAATTATTCCACCCACGATTAACCTTCACAATATTGATGAAAATATTCCGAAGGATATTCATATTGTCTTTGGAGAAGCTAAGGAAAAGGATATTAATTATGCTTTGAGTAATGCTTTTGGATTCGGAGGGCATAATGCGACTTTGATTTTTAAGAAGTTTTCTTAA
- a CDS encoding cupin domain-containing protein, translated as MKDNSEFISAVRLFNDADGSCRFEKGKLPLLKPMNTTTFWLNNKTEEWERVDHPAPRRQYVVTLKGKIRFKVTDGSTFLIEPGVILLAEDVEGKGHSWEIEDGDQWERLYIPLAENAESFFIADSM; from the coding sequence ATGAAAGACAATTCGGAATTTATTTCTGCGGTAAGATTATTTAATGATGCAGATGGATCATGTAGGTTTGAAAAAGGAAAACTTCCTCTTTTAAAACCAATGAATACCACTACTTTTTGGCTCAACAATAAAACTGAAGAATGGGAAAGGGTAGATCATCCGGCTCCAAGAAGGCAATATGTCGTGACTTTAAAAGGAAAGATTAGGTTTAAGGTGACCGACGGTTCAACGTTTCTTATAGAACCCGGAGTTATCCTTTTAGCTGAAGATGTGGAAGGAAAAGGCCATAGCTGGGAAATAGAAGACGGAGATCAGTGGGAGAGGCTTTATATTCCTCTTGCAGAAAATGCAGAAAGTTTTTTTATTGCAGATTCAATGTAG
- a CDS encoding murein L,D-transpeptidase catalytic domain family protein, with amino-acid sequence MKGFYSLLGIVYMVTTSFYLSPKKAIVKNEISTKKIERLTDTKSETTTENKVSSSEELYRSIAFEPGHELNEEVFFKALTGFENLKKAGLLKQDSHLLTICDFSMSSNSKRLWVIDTEERKVLFNSLVAHGKNTGEEFATNFSNTDSSLQSSLGFYITDATYDGDNGYSLRLLGMDKGFNDAAYRRAIVMHGADYVSEDFAAMHKRIGRSWGCPAVPRDLTQPIINTIKGRNLLFIYYPDQNYLSKSEWLKSSI; translated from the coding sequence ATGAAAGGATTTTATAGCTTATTAGGTATTGTTTACATGGTAACTACATCATTCTATTTGTCTCCAAAAAAGGCAATTGTAAAGAATGAAATCAGTACAAAAAAAATTGAAAGATTAACCGACACGAAATCTGAGACGACCACTGAAAATAAGGTGTCTTCATCAGAAGAATTATATAGATCTATTGCATTTGAACCGGGACATGAACTTAATGAGGAGGTTTTTTTTAAGGCTTTAACAGGTTTTGAAAATCTGAAAAAAGCAGGATTATTAAAACAAGACTCGCATTTATTGACTATCTGCGATTTTTCTATGTCTTCCAACTCAAAAAGACTTTGGGTAATTGATACGGAAGAAAGAAAAGTTTTATTCAATTCACTGGTAGCTCACGGGAAAAATACAGGGGAAGAATTTGCCACGAATTTTTCAAATACCGACAGCTCACTTCAAAGCAGCTTAGGATTTTATATCACAGATGCTACGTATGATGGTGATAACGGATATTCGCTGAGATTACTGGGAATGGATAAAGGCTTTAATGATGCAGCCTACAGAAGAGCAATCGTGATGCACGGTGCAGATTATGTAAGCGAGGATTTTGCAGCGATGCACAAAAGGATAGGAAGAAGCTGGGGTTGTCCTGCGGTTCCGAGGGATCTTACGCAGCCCATCATTAATACAATTAAAGGAAGAAACCTTCTTTTTATTTATTACCCTGATCAGAATTACCTTTCCAAATCGGAATGGTTGAAATCTTCAATTTAA
- the msrB gene encoding peptide-methionine (R)-S-oxide reductase MsrB, translating to MENEAKNNPYYSKTDAKKLDISNEEWKKILAPDLYAISREAATERAFTGKYNEFDEVGEYYCAVCGNHLFRSTSKFSSSCGWPSFFEADKEGVYYKRDLAYGMDRVEVLCKRCDSHLGHVFDDGPKPTGLRYCMNSISLEFVPDSQK from the coding sequence ATGGAAAACGAAGCAAAAAACAATCCATACTATTCCAAAACAGATGCAAAAAAACTCGATATTTCCAATGAAGAATGGAAAAAAATCCTAGCTCCGGATTTGTACGCGATTTCGAGGGAAGCTGCTACAGAACGAGCTTTTACAGGAAAATACAATGAATTTGATGAAGTGGGTGAATATTACTGTGCCGTTTGCGGAAATCATTTATTCCGCTCGACTTCAAAATTTTCCAGCAGCTGCGGATGGCCAAGTTTTTTTGAAGCAGATAAAGAAGGTGTCTATTATAAGAGAGATTTAGCATACGGAATGGATAGGGTAGAAGTGCTCTGCAAAAGATGTGATTCGCATTTGGGACATGTTTTTGATGACGGCCCGAAACCTACAGGATTGCGGTATTGTATGAACTCGATCAGTCTGGAATTTGTACCGGATTCGCAAAAATAA
- a CDS encoding DUF445 domain-containing protein, with product MNDEAKRKQLRKYKAFATGLFLLMAVIFVITTILQKNNDSHWIGYVRAFSEAAMVGALADWFAVTALFRHPLGLPIPHTNLIENSKQRLGDNLGSFVVNNFLSPQNIRPYIQKIKISGFVGEWLGKEKNQEVLIKNLSDIVLDILNKLDDSTVSEFISKKVTDMTDNIKLNKIVGNGINYILEKNDHQKIITNLSSQIKNYIIENDEMIQDRVKKGSYSFIPAFVDNKIADKIASGLADFFKEIEEDPEHEIRMLITKKIHEFSTDLKEDPKWDDEFKTIKNDLLKGDKLDEYSIDIWISIKETLTKELQEKNSSLKNYISKNLNEFSQNLKTDENLQNKIDHWVRVTAYKYILKNTHQFGNLISSTVGNWQGKELSEKLELEVGKDLQFIRVNGTLVGGLVGLLIYTIAHFFL from the coding sequence ATGAATGATGAGGCAAAAAGAAAACAGCTAAGAAAATACAAAGCATTCGCCACCGGATTATTTCTACTGATGGCGGTGATTTTTGTGATTACCACAATTCTCCAAAAGAATAACGATTCCCACTGGATCGGCTATGTGCGTGCTTTTTCTGAGGCAGCGATGGTGGGGGCTTTGGCAGACTGGTTTGCCGTAACCGCCCTGTTCCGGCATCCGCTCGGATTACCGATTCCGCATACCAATCTGATCGAAAATAGCAAACAGAGATTAGGCGACAATCTGGGAAGCTTTGTGGTGAATAATTTTCTTTCGCCACAGAATATCCGACCTTACATTCAGAAAATAAAAATTTCCGGTTTCGTTGGAGAATGGTTGGGAAAAGAAAAAAATCAGGAGGTTTTGATTAAAAATCTTTCGGATATTGTTTTAGATATTTTGAATAAACTGGATGATTCTACGGTAAGCGAATTTATCAGTAAAAAAGTGACGGATATGACCGATAATATTAAGCTCAATAAAATTGTCGGAAACGGGATCAATTATATTTTAGAAAAAAACGATCATCAGAAAATCATCACCAATCTTTCTTCGCAGATAAAAAATTATATCATTGAAAACGATGAAATGATCCAAGACCGCGTGAAGAAAGGCAGTTATTCTTTTATTCCGGCTTTTGTTGATAATAAAATTGCAGATAAAATTGCCAGCGGGCTTGCAGATTTTTTCAAAGAAATTGAGGAAGATCCTGAACACGAAATCAGAATGCTGATTACCAAAAAAATTCATGAATTTTCAACAGATTTAAAAGAAGATCCAAAATGGGATGATGAATTCAAGACCATTAAAAATGACCTTCTGAAAGGGGATAAATTAGACGAGTATTCCATCGACATCTGGATTTCCATTAAAGAAACCTTAACGAAAGAACTACAGGAAAAAAACTCTTCATTAAAAAATTATATTTCTAAAAACCTGAATGAATTTTCACAAAATTTAAAAACAGACGAAAATCTTCAAAATAAAATAGATCATTGGGTTCGTGTGACGGCTTATAAATATATTCTGAAAAACACCCATCAATTCGGCAACCTCATCAGCTCTACCGTTGGAAACTGGCAGGGAAAAGAATTAAGTGAAAAACTGGAGCTGGAAGTTGGTAAAGACCTTCAGTTTATTCGGGTCAACGGAACATTGGTCGGCGGGTTGGTCGGACTGCTTATTTATACCATCGCTCATTTTTTCCTCTGA
- a CDS encoding quinone-dependent dihydroorotate dehydrogenase produces MYKSLIRPILFKFDPEEVHHFTFSMLKNFGFLTKLFFPKPIEDKRLEREVFGLKFKNPVGLAAGFDKNAVLFNELGDLGFGFVEIGTVTPRAQAGNPKKRLFRLIEDGGIINRMGFNNDGLQAAIEKLKGNKGKIIIGGNIGKNTDTSPENYTQDYLDCFEGLHPYVDYFVLNVSCPNVGSHAKLEDVEYLRELITEVKKINQSKAVQKPILLKIAPDLNNNQLDEIIELIAETKIDGIVVSNTSVNREGLKTPPEVLEQIGNGGLSGKPIRERSTKMIKYLSDRSNRAFPIIGVGGIHSAKDAIEKLDAGATLVQLYTGFIYEGPELINDINKEILKRASRLPR; encoded by the coding sequence ATGTACAAGTCGCTCATTCGTCCGATCCTTTTCAAATTTGATCCCGAAGAAGTTCATCACTTTACTTTTTCGATGCTTAAAAATTTTGGATTTCTTACCAAATTATTTTTCCCAAAACCTATTGAAGACAAGCGTCTGGAAAGAGAAGTTTTCGGATTGAAATTTAAAAATCCTGTAGGATTGGCAGCCGGTTTTGATAAAAATGCTGTGTTGTTTAATGAATTGGGAGATTTAGGTTTCGGATTTGTAGAAATAGGAACGGTAACGCCCAGAGCGCAAGCTGGAAACCCTAAAAAAAGATTATTTCGTCTGATAGAAGATGGTGGAATCATCAACAGAATGGGCTTCAACAACGATGGTCTTCAAGCTGCGATCGAAAAGCTGAAAGGTAACAAAGGGAAAATCATCATCGGTGGAAACATCGGAAAAAATACGGATACAAGTCCGGAAAATTACACCCAGGATTATCTGGATTGTTTTGAAGGGCTACATCCTTACGTCGATTATTTCGTACTGAATGTAAGCTGTCCAAATGTGGGAAGCCACGCTAAATTGGAGGATGTAGAATATCTTCGTGAATTAATTACTGAAGTTAAAAAAATCAATCAGTCAAAAGCTGTACAGAAGCCTATTTTACTGAAAATTGCTCCAGATTTGAATAATAATCAGCTTGATGAAATTATCGAATTGATTGCCGAAACAAAAATTGACGGAATTGTAGTTTCCAATACTTCGGTAAACCGGGAAGGTCTGAAAACGCCACCTGAAGTTTTAGAACAAATTGGAAATGGCGGTCTAAGCGGAAAACCTATCCGTGAGAGAAGTACAAAAATGATCAAATATCTTTCTGATAGAAGCAACAGAGCCTTTCCGATCATCGGTGTTGGCGGAATTCACTCTGCAAAAGATGCGATAGAAAAACTGGATGCAGGAGCGACTTTGGTTCAATTGTACACAGGATTTATCTACGAAGGTCCGGAATTGATTAACGATATCAATAAGGAGATTTTAAAGAGAGCAAGCCGTTTACCAAGATAA
- a CDS encoding pseudouridine synthase — protein MLEILYRDEHLIAINKPSGLLVHKSFYSGEADTYAIQELKKQIGQKVFPVHRLDRKTSGVLLFTLDKETLRAMSDQFATREVEKKYLAILRGWTKEEETIDYDLVNENEVKQNAVTYYHRLQTSEIDLPFLKHQTSRYCLVEAIPETGRFHQLRKHFKHILHPILGCRKHGCNKQNKLWLQTFSINKMTLHAHQLVFNHPISNERITVNATIDDEFKRVGDILNFDLSSYS, from the coding sequence ATGTTAGAAATTCTTTATCGCGACGAACATCTTATTGCCATCAATAAACCCAGCGGATTATTGGTTCATAAATCTTTTTATTCCGGAGAAGCAGATACTTATGCTATTCAGGAATTGAAAAAGCAGATCGGACAAAAAGTTTTTCCTGTACATCGATTAGACCGAAAAACTTCTGGTGTTTTGCTTTTCACTTTAGATAAAGAGACTTTGAGGGCAATGAGTGATCAGTTTGCGACACGAGAGGTCGAAAAAAAATATCTGGCCATTCTTCGTGGCTGGACAAAAGAAGAGGAAACAATTGATTATGATTTGGTTAATGAAAATGAAGTCAAACAAAATGCCGTTACCTATTATCATCGTTTGCAGACTTCGGAAATAGATTTACCTTTTTTAAAACATCAGACTTCGAGATATTGTTTGGTAGAAGCCATTCCTGAAACGGGAAGGTTTCATCAGTTGAGAAAGCATTTTAAACATATTTTACATCCGATTTTAGGGTGTCGAAAGCATGGCTGCAATAAGCAAAACAAATTGTGGCTTCAAACATTTAGCATCAACAAAATGACGCTTCACGCCCATCAATTGGTTTTTAATCATCCTATTTCTAACGAAAGAATTACGGTAAATGCCACTATAGATGATGAGTTCAAAAGAGTAGGGGATATTTTGAATTTTGATTTGAGTTCGTATTCTTAG
- a CDS encoding glycine--tRNA ligase, which yields MAKQEDVFKKVISHAKEYGFIFPSSEIYDGLSAVYDYGQNGAELKNNIKQYWWKAMVQLNENIVGIDSAILMHPTTWKASGHVDAFNDPLIDNKDSKKRFRADVLVEDYCAKIEDKEKKEIEKAAKRFGDAFDKAQFEATNPKVLEYRAKREAILSRLAKSLENEDLADVKALIEELEIADPDTGSKNWTEVKQFNLMFGTKLGASADSAMDLYLRPETAQGIFVNFLNVQKTSRHKLPFGIAQIGKAFRNEIVARQFIFRMREFEQMEMQFFVAPGTELEFYEQWKQKRLNWHLALGLGDDNYRFHDHEKLAHYANAAADIEFNFPFGFKELEGIHSRTDFDLKAHEKFSGRKLQFFDPERNESYVPYVVETSVGLDRLFLSIFSHCLKDEILEDGSERTVLSLPPALAPIKAAILPLMKKDGLAEYAENIFNDLKYDFNLFYEEKDAIGKRYRRQDAIGTPYCITVDHDSLTDNTVTIRDRDTMQQERVPVSELRRIIDEKTNFRNLLSKI from the coding sequence ATGGCAAAGCAAGAAGATGTTTTCAAGAAAGTGATTTCTCACGCTAAAGAATATGGTTTTATTTTTCCTTCGAGTGAGATCTACGATGGTTTATCCGCTGTTTATGATTATGGACAAAACGGTGCCGAACTAAAAAATAATATCAAACAATATTGGTGGAAAGCGATGGTACAGCTTAACGAAAATATTGTGGGTATCGATTCGGCGATCCTGATGCACCCAACAACATGGAAGGCTTCGGGTCACGTAGACGCTTTCAACGATCCATTGATTGACAATAAAGATTCTAAAAAACGTTTCAGAGCAGACGTTTTGGTGGAAGATTACTGTGCTAAAATTGAAGATAAGGAGAAAAAAGAAATCGAAAAGGCAGCGAAAAGATTCGGAGATGCTTTCGATAAGGCTCAGTTTGAAGCGACCAATCCAAAAGTGTTGGAATATCGCGCAAAAAGAGAAGCTATTCTTTCTAGACTGGCAAAATCTTTAGAAAATGAAGACCTTGCCGATGTAAAAGCTTTAATTGAAGAATTGGAAATTGCTGATCCGGATACGGGCTCTAAAAACTGGACGGAAGTAAAACAATTCAACCTGATGTTCGGGACTAAACTGGGAGCTTCTGCAGATTCTGCGATGGATCTTTATCTAAGACCGGAAACGGCGCAGGGGATCTTCGTTAATTTCTTAAATGTACAGAAAACTTCCCGTCATAAACTTCCTTTTGGTATAGCACAAATCGGGAAAGCGTTCAGAAATGAGATCGTTGCAAGACAGTTTATTTTCAGAATGCGCGAATTCGAACAAATGGAAATGCAGTTCTTTGTTGCTCCGGGAACGGAACTTGAATTCTACGAACAGTGGAAGCAAAAACGCCTTAACTGGCACTTAGCCTTAGGTTTAGGCGATGATAATTACAGATTCCATGATCATGAGAAATTGGCGCACTACGCGAATGCTGCAGCTGATATTGAGTTTAATTTCCCATTCGGGTTTAAAGAACTGGAAGGTATTCACTCCAGAACAGATTTCGACCTGAAAGCTCATGAAAAATTCTCAGGAAGAAAACTTCAATTCTTCGATCCTGAAAGAAATGAAAGTTATGTTCCTTATGTAGTGGAGACTTCTGTAGGCTTAGACAGATTGTTCCTTTCCATATTCTCTCATTGCCTGAAAGATGAAATATTAGAAGATGGTTCGGAAAGAACAGTTTTATCCTTACCTCCGGCTTTAGCGCCAATTAAAGCAGCTATTCTTCCATTAATGAAGAAAGACGGTCTGGCAGAATATGCAGAAAATATTTTCAACGATCTGAAATATGATTTCAACCTATTCTACGAAGAAAAAGATGCGATCGGAAAACGTTACAGAAGACAAGATGCGATCGGAACACCTTACTGTATCACTGTAGACCACGATTCTCTTACAGATAACACTGTGACTATCAGAGATAGAGACACGATGCAACAGGAAAGAGTTCCTGTTTCCGAGTTGAGAAGAATCATCGACGAAAAAACAAACTTCAGAAACTTACTTTCTAAAATATAG
- a CDS encoding serine hydrolase domain-containing protein, producing the protein MVILIYFLTFIILAALLFYLLGYGYLFSGISKTYLRGKTSANIDDGKFFTSNLIATESPKLWEEAPEYNKTELPKNIVEDLIHSNTASFLVVKNGKLVHEQYWKGYHQLSKTNSFSMAKAVTVMLLGKALEEGKIKNINDKFSDYFDEFNTKEFGKEVTLKNLAQMESGLNWDEDYKNPFLPNAKAYYGKSLMKATFSRNFKENPGNRFEYQSGSTQLLGFAVRKAVDQSLASYLSEKFWIPLGMEQNAEWSTDESGMEKTYCCIHSNARDFAKLGQLFLDNGKVGDQQILNLDFIEQMRTPTQKSGEIYGMGFWINNDNPIKHYYFLGLQGQYIVMIPEHQMVIVRTGSYNNLPKNDRGRPDQVKFLVNETVKLFA; encoded by the coding sequence ATGGTAATTCTTATTTATTTTCTCACTTTCATCATACTTGCGGCACTTCTGTTTTATCTGTTAGGCTACGGATATCTTTTCAGCGGGATTTCCAAAACATACCTTCGGGGGAAGACAAGCGCAAATATTGATGACGGAAAATTTTTCACCAGCAACCTCATCGCTACAGAAAGCCCAAAACTGTGGGAAGAAGCTCCAGAATACAACAAAACAGAGTTACCGAAAAATATCGTTGAAGATTTAATTCATTCCAATACCGCTTCTTTTCTGGTTGTTAAAAACGGAAAATTAGTGCATGAACAATACTGGAAAGGCTATCATCAGCTTTCGAAAACCAATTCTTTCTCAATGGCAAAAGCTGTGACGGTAATGCTTCTGGGAAAAGCTCTGGAAGAAGGAAAGATCAAAAATATTAATGATAAATTTTCAGATTATTTTGATGAATTTAATACCAAAGAATTCGGAAAAGAGGTAACCCTGAAAAATCTGGCTCAGATGGAATCCGGCCTAAACTGGGATGAAGATTACAAAAATCCTTTTCTTCCCAATGCTAAAGCTTATTATGGGAAAAGCCTGATGAAAGCTACTTTTTCAAGGAACTTTAAAGAAAATCCTGGAAACAGATTCGAATACCAGAGCGGTTCGACGCAATTGCTCGGTTTTGCGGTAAGAAAAGCTGTTGATCAGTCTTTGGCCAGTTATTTATCAGAAAAATTCTGGATTCCGCTGGGAATGGAGCAAAACGCAGAATGGAGCACCGATGAAAGCGGCATGGAGAAAACCTATTGCTGCATCCATTCTAATGCGAGGGATTTTGCGAAATTGGGACAGCTATTTTTGGATAACGGAAAAGTTGGAGACCAACAAATTTTAAATCTCGATTTTATCGAACAAATGCGGACGCCGACTCAAAAATCAGGAGAAATCTACGGAATGGGCTTCTGGATCAACAATGATAATCCTATTAAACATTATTATTTCCTAGGTTTACAGGGGCAGTACATTGTCATGATTCCTGAGCATCAGATGGTGATCGTAAGAACCGGAAGCTACAATAATCTCCCTAAAAATGACCGTGGAAGACCGGATCAGGTAAAATTTTTAGTAAATGAAACGGTGAAGCTTTTTGCATAA